The Acinetobacter lwoffii genome has a segment encoding these proteins:
- a CDS encoding tyrosine-type recombinase/integrase, whose product MSENLSMHSMSNEELIQEWLDSLKLENKSDMTINEYKKSLLLMLEMPFFKGKHLLELDRDYITSFRLHRIDVDIVSARTLNKNLSALKNFLNYCLRKEYIPENFFSDIRVKFKNQSLPRPIAVNTLNEILDNKTPLNPKYNNQKLRDLAAAEIAYSGGLRISELHAIKLSDINLSAMQLKVLGKGNNERIVFLGKKSLEAISTWLLVRNRWISKAGVEDCGYLFIAPSGKHIAKNHLGACITALLKAHGSGNIGSTHALRHSFASHLYNKTKNIRAVQEMLGHKSLSSTQVYILVDHETLISSYKDAHPRARANQD is encoded by the coding sequence ATGTCGGAAAATCTATCCATGCATAGCATGTCGAATGAGGAATTGATTCAAGAATGGCTTGATAGCCTGAAGCTTGAAAATAAGTCCGACATGACGATTAATGAATACAAAAAGAGCTTACTTTTGATGTTAGAAATGCCTTTTTTTAAAGGTAAACATCTATTGGAACTAGACCGCGATTACATCACATCATTTCGGTTGCATCGAATCGATGTTGATATTGTTTCTGCAAGAACACTCAACAAAAATTTATCAGCTTTAAAAAACTTCCTGAACTATTGTCTGCGTAAGGAATATATACCTGAAAACTTCTTTTCTGACATTCGGGTTAAGTTCAAAAACCAAAGCTTACCGCGCCCGATCGCCGTGAATACGTTGAATGAGATACTTGATAACAAGACGCCATTAAATCCGAAATACAATAATCAAAAGTTAAGAGATCTAGCAGCTGCAGAAATTGCTTATTCTGGCGGTTTACGTATCTCTGAATTACATGCCATCAAACTAAGTGATATCAACCTCAGTGCTATGCAACTAAAGGTATTGGGTAAAGGAAATAATGAACGGATTGTTTTTTTAGGAAAAAAATCACTAGAGGCTATTTCTACTTGGCTTTTAGTTCGTAATCGTTGGATTTCAAAAGCTGGAGTAGAAGACTGCGGATATTTATTCATTGCACCATCTGGCAAACATATTGCGAAAAACCATTTAGGTGCATGCATTACAGCTCTGTTAAAGGCGCATGGTTCTGGAAATATTGGTAGTACTCATGCTTTGAGACATAGTTTTGCATCGCACTTGTATAACAAAACAAAAAATATTCGCGCCGTTCAGGAAATGCTAGGTCATAAATCACTATCTTCGACACAAGTATATATTCTTGTAGATCACGAAACGTTGATTAGTTCTTATAAAGATGCACATCCACGCGCTAGAGCGAACCAAGATTAA